Proteins encoded within one genomic window of Fusarium musae strain F31 chromosome 4, whole genome shotgun sequence:
- a CDS encoding hypothetical protein (EggNog:ENOG41) has translation MKYSLTLLSLSMASAIATPFSSTQKCNIAPSASTNGNIQPYHTGKADTAVDCQTFCASDDHCKSFAFGLVKGHSQPTCLLFKVSASEVPVRQDGLHVFDKQCAADRVPTSAPTASEPWGSVPKKVLVRRSLKCNCAASGSASGSVEPYKTTTAATAKDCQALAEADSSCESFLYGLPSGSSTPVCKLYKVAAAKVPARSDTLFVFDKACSSKQVPTTPPTEDAPRGLVSTAKTTKVQAAPKATKVAEVKTEKQNNEAYEVSNSKPKTTKVQKPKTKATKVAKVEDDNTQYAQVGDDSVKKQAKVTKVAKVNNEQVQKNQDKSEAKVTKVENKQPKATKVQNSKPQATNVQYKDETKNTNNNENKNVKSDTPKTLATKVRNNQHQATKVQAVEHQATQAEGKKSACKTTKGSASQPKITQAWTALL, from the coding sequence ATGAAGTACTCTCTcaccctcctctccctctccatgGCCTCAGCCATCGCAACCCCCTTCTCCAGCACCCAAAAGTGCAACATCGCCCCCAGCGCCTCCACCAACGGCAACATTCAACCTTACCACACCGGTAAAGCCGACACCGCCGTCGACTGCCAGACCTTCTGTGCCTCCGATGACCACTGCAAGTCCTTTGCCTTTGGCCTCGTCAAGGGCCACTCGCAGCCTACCTGTCTCCTCTTCAAGGTCTCAGCCTCCGAGGTTCCGGTTCGCCAGGACGGTCTTCACGTCTTTGATAAGCAGTGTGCTGCTGATCGCGTTCCTACTTCTGCGCCTACTGCCTCTGAGCCTTGGGGCAGTGTGCCAAAGAAAGTCCTTGTGAGGCGATCTCTGAAGTGTAACTGTGCTGCTTCTGGTTCTGCGAGCGGTAGTGTTGAGCCGTACAAGACTACTACTGCTGCTACGGCTAAGGACTGCCAGGCTCTTGCTGAGGCGGATTCTTCTTGCGAGAGCTTCTTGTATGGTCTTCCTAGCGGATCTAGCACTCCTGTCTGCAAGCTTTACAAGGTTGCTGCCGCCAAGGTTCCTGCTCGCAGCGATactctctttgtctttgataAGGCCTGTTCTTCTAAGCAGGTTCCTACCACTCCTCCTACTGAGGACGCTCCCCGCGGTCTCGTAAGCACTGCCAAGACTACCAAGGTTCAAGCTGCGCCCAAGGCTACTAAGGTTGCTGAGGTGAAGACTGAGAAACAGAACAACGAAGCTTACGAGGTCTCCAactccaagcccaagactaCCAAGGTacagaagcccaagactaAGGCTACCAAGGtcgccaaggttgaggaCGACAACACCCAGTACGCTCAGGTCGGCGATGACTCAGTTAAGAAGCAGGCCAAGGTTACTAAGGTCGCAAAGGTCAACAACGAGCAGGTCCAGAAGAACCAGGACAAGTCTGAGGCTAAGGtcaccaaggttgagaacAAGCAGCCCAAAGCTACAAAGGTCCAGAACAGCAAGCCCCAGGCCACCAATGTTCAGTACAAGGATGAGACCAagaacaccaacaacaacgagaacaagaacgTCAAGTCCGACACCCCCAAGACCCTCGCTACCAAGGTCCGCAACAACCAGCACCAGGCCACCAAGGTCCAGGCCGTTGAGCACCAGGCTACCCAGGCTGAGGGTAAGAAGTCTGCTTGCAAGACCACCAAAGGCTCTGCTTCTCAGCCTAAGATCACCCAGGCTTGGACGGCACTACTCTGA